A DNA window from Synergistaceae bacterium contains the following coding sequences:
- a CDS encoding GntR family transcriptional regulator produces MMDEIFDAQETLSVDHLVDRIFSIIEGHIIEGKLKPRSLLAEDKLARVFGTSRSPVREALLRLENIGLVVRTEQNRKIVAPLSLELAEEYYQIWEMVEGFAGGLTCRTATDRTYLQLESILREMQAISGAGPEEFGRYRSLNYEFHSLFVEECPNQTLLQYYDRAIKAIQWCWNLSLHHRDEIVRSNEEHKELYTVFKSRDAAGFEVLVRKHIYDASVRFLRAFKNSSETV; encoded by the coding sequence ATGATGGACGAGATATTTGACGCTCAGGAGACCCTTTCGGTCGATCACCTGGTTGATCGGATTTTCAGCATCATTGAAGGTCATATCATTGAAGGGAAACTGAAGCCGCGCAGTCTTCTGGCTGAGGACAAGCTGGCGAGGGTGTTTGGAACGAGCCGGTCGCCGGTGCGGGAAGCCCTGCTGCGGCTGGAGAATATTGGTCTTGTCGTCCGGACGGAACAAAATCGGAAAATCGTCGCGCCTCTGTCGCTGGAGCTGGCGGAGGAATACTATCAGATCTGGGAAATGGTGGAGGGCTTCGCGGGGGGACTGACCTGCAGGACAGCCACGGACAGGACATATCTGCAGCTGGAGTCGATTCTTCGGGAGATGCAGGCCATTTCCGGGGCCGGTCCCGAGGAGTTTGGACGTTATCGCAGTCTGAACTATGAATTTCATTCTCTTTTTGTCGAGGAGTGTCCGAATCAAACGTTATTGCAATACTACGACAGGGCGATCAAGGCGATTCAGTGGTGCTGGAATCTGAGTCTCCATCATCGCGATGAGATCGTACGTTCCAATGAGGAGCACAAGGAGCTCTACACCGTTTTTAAAAGCAGAGATGCCGCGGGATTCGAGGTCCTTGTGCGCAAACACATTTACGACGCTTCCGTCCGTTTCCTCAGGGCCTTTAAAAACAGCTCCGAAACGGTCTGA